In Flavobacteriales bacterium, one genomic interval encodes:
- a CDS encoding T9SS type A sorting domain-containing protein: protein MRSTLLIVSLFVTTLIHAQCLTFDGIDDQGQVPNTQLNAIGMGDFTVEAWINGVEAEQLNHAYLFSNRVDGFGFMLFFHGPWGGANYKMLCLQFNGVNYLVIDNGTFNGSLLDGSCHHVAITRQAGTLYFYADGSPIGNRIIDGTPTAATSAATASIGSDASDSYPFKGNISELRIWNYARTGAEIQGSMNVSVPANSSGLTGYWPMNDNGQNITDLTGTSSGFTGTSNVTDASDPNWTNNCCSLVPVEQLSPADPIRVYTNGSGQLVVEFPSSGRADVTIMDDLGRIVLNSTTTGTAVIDLRPLAAGAYVARVDAAGMVRAARFVVEGLH, encoded by the coding sequence ATGCGAAGTACACTACTCATCGTTTCCCTGTTCGTCACCACCCTGATCCATGCCCAGTGCCTGACGTTCGATGGGATCGACGATCAGGGGCAAGTACCCAACACGCAGCTGAATGCCATCGGCATGGGTGATTTCACGGTGGAGGCTTGGATCAATGGAGTGGAAGCAGAGCAACTCAACCATGCCTACCTGTTCTCCAACCGCGTGGACGGCTTCGGTTTCATGCTCTTTTTCCATGGCCCTTGGGGTGGTGCCAACTACAAGATGCTTTGCTTGCAGTTCAACGGCGTCAACTACTTGGTGATCGACAACGGTACCTTCAACGGCAGCCTGCTCGACGGCTCGTGCCACCACGTGGCCATCACGCGACAAGCAGGGACGCTTTATTTCTACGCCGACGGCAGCCCCATAGGAAACCGCATCATTGATGGAACACCAACGGCCGCCACAAGCGCGGCAACCGCATCGATCGGTAGTGACGCCTCGGATAGCTACCCTTTCAAAGGCAACATCTCCGAGCTGCGCATTTGGAACTATGCACGCACGGGGGCGGAGATCCAAGGCAGCATGAATGTGAGCGTACCCGCGAACTCCAGCGGCCTCACAGGCTACTGGCCCATGAACGACAACGGCCAGAACATCACGGACCTCACCGGAACGTCGAGCGGCTTCACCGGCACCTCCAATGTCACTGATGCCTCGGATCCCAATTGGACGAACAATTGCTGCAGCCTGGTCCCGGTGGAGCAATTGTCCCCCGCCGATCCCATCCGCGTGTACACCAACGGCAGTGGCCAATTGGTAGTGGAGTTCCCAAGCTCGGGCCGTGCGGATGTCACCATCATGGATGACCTCGGTCGCATTGTACTTAACAGCACGACCACGGGTACGGCCGTGATCGACCTGCGGCCCTTGGCGGCCGGAGCCTACGTGGCCCGCGTGGATGCTGCCGGCATGGTGCGCGCTGCCCGCTTCGTGGTAGAAGGCCTGCATTGA
- a CDS encoding DEAD/DEAH box helicase family protein, translating into MLNKNKWAENLSYRTGTAHEPLEFYLTALSNSIRLDLLLGYFSSSAINVLALGFAKFLHSGGTLRVVANNILSPADKQAIEIGQGGELPDDVLDLSDIRTLRNTLDETGRHFFECFAWLVAQRRIQFVIVKPKELRGIAHYKSGVFSDGLNEVGFKASCNFTAFGMLENLEELDAFLSWENGRSSAFLKNQSEYFEKMLNGDSDVVEYVPIHDVQVAILREFGNKDLNELLSNERDLLSKRERMSNTPTLKRLVRKLEEDVDELTSRPRFPYPSGPRQYQIDAYQNWVANDHGGIFAMATGTGKTITSLNCLLQEASRDPNGTYHALILVPTITLVNQWEDEARSFNFQEVIKVSSKEQWEKRLATTLSDARRIPTSFLIISTYASFVKARFLKYVKQLPQDTLFIADEAHNVGSASVLNKLATIPTRKRIGLSATPKRIYDPEGSEAMEAFFGDKEPYTYSFSMERAIEEGILCKYYYYPHIVNLDSDELIEYVEISKKLSKLAGMNQAAGDKGDIIERLLLKRKQIIHKAKFKMDSAKEILEERFRKDGNLSYTFIYVPEGNRLEKTTDDDTGDESVEEVRIIDQYTRMVGSISSNIMVNKFVSSMPNRDAVLDQFRDGDIQVIASMKCLDEGVDIPRAQHAIFCSSTGNPRQFIQRRGRILRRHPEKYQAVIHDLVVIPDLTLSTKASETYSVERSMVQKELERVMYFASLSMNPYDTEAVFEEICKHYDLSIYTIHQQLKDS; encoded by the coding sequence ATGTTGAATAAGAACAAATGGGCTGAAAACCTTTCTTATCGGACTGGAACAGCCCATGAACCATTGGAGTTCTATTTGACGGCGTTGTCCAATAGTATTCGTTTGGACCTCCTTTTGGGCTATTTCAGCTCTTCTGCTATCAACGTCCTAGCCTTGGGCTTCGCCAAGTTCTTGCATTCCGGAGGCACTTTGCGGGTGGTCGCTAACAACATACTCTCCCCGGCAGACAAACAAGCCATTGAGATCGGGCAAGGTGGAGAGCTACCGGATGACGTTTTGGACCTCAGCGATATTCGAACGCTAAGAAACACTCTTGATGAAACAGGACGACATTTCTTTGAATGTTTTGCATGGCTGGTCGCTCAGAGGCGTATCCAGTTCGTTATTGTAAAGCCGAAGGAACTGCGAGGCATCGCTCATTACAAATCGGGTGTTTTCTCGGATGGGCTGAACGAGGTTGGATTTAAGGCATCGTGCAATTTCACGGCATTTGGAATGCTTGAGAATCTAGAGGAGCTGGATGCTTTTCTTTCGTGGGAGAACGGTCGATCATCTGCTTTCCTTAAAAATCAAAGTGAGTACTTCGAGAAGATGCTTAACGGGGATAGTGACGTTGTCGAATACGTTCCGATCCACGACGTGCAGGTCGCCATCCTGCGCGAATTCGGAAACAAGGACTTGAATGAGCTGCTTAGCAATGAACGCGACCTGCTTTCCAAGCGTGAGCGGATGTCCAATACACCTACGCTTAAGCGTCTTGTGCGCAAGTTGGAAGAAGATGTGGACGAATTGACATCTCGACCGCGCTTCCCATATCCATCAGGTCCAAGACAATATCAAATAGATGCGTATCAGAATTGGGTAGCTAATGACCATGGAGGAATCTTCGCGATGGCGACCGGCACCGGGAAGACCATTACATCATTGAATTGCTTGTTGCAAGAAGCAAGCAGGGACCCCAATGGCACCTATCATGCACTCATCTTGGTACCGACCATCACATTGGTGAACCAGTGGGAAGATGAAGCTCGGAGTTTCAACTTTCAGGAAGTTATCAAAGTTTCCTCCAAGGAACAGTGGGAAAAGCGACTGGCTACAACCCTTTCTGACGCTCGGCGCATTCCCACGTCGTTTTTGATCATTAGCACATATGCTTCATTCGTAAAGGCGCGCTTTCTGAAGTACGTCAAGCAACTTCCTCAAGACACGCTGTTCATAGCCGACGAGGCGCATAACGTCGGGTCGGCCTCAGTCCTGAACAAGCTTGCGACGATCCCTACTCGGAAACGCATCGGGCTGTCAGCGACACCAAAGCGCATCTATGATCCCGAAGGAAGTGAAGCGATGGAGGCTTTCTTCGGTGACAAGGAACCCTATACCTACAGCTTCTCGATGGAGCGCGCTATAGAAGAAGGGATCTTGTGCAAATACTATTACTACCCGCATATTGTTAATTTGGACAGTGATGAGCTGATAGAGTATGTAGAGATCTCCAAAAAACTATCGAAGCTGGCGGGGATGAACCAGGCTGCGGGGGACAAGGGTGACATCATTGAGCGCTTACTTCTAAAACGCAAACAGATCATTCACAAGGCCAAGTTCAAGATGGACTCGGCAAAGGAGATATTGGAGGAGCGTTTCCGCAAGGACGGTAACCTCAGTTACACGTTCATCTATGTTCCTGAGGGCAATCGATTGGAGAAGACAACTGATGACGATACCGGCGATGAAAGTGTGGAAGAGGTGAGGATCATCGATCAGTATACCCGCATGGTTGGTAGCATTAGCAGTAATATCATGGTGAATAAATTCGTGAGCTCGATGCCGAACCGCGATGCGGTGCTCGATCAATTTCGCGACGGTGATATCCAAGTCATCGCCTCAATGAAATGCTTGGATGAGGGCGTGGACATCCCACGCGCCCAGCACGCGATCTTCTGTTCAAGTACGGGTAACCCCCGCCAATTCATCCAGAGAAGAGGCAGAATATTAAGGAGGCACCCTGAGAAGTATCAGGCCGTGATCCATGACCTGGTCGTAATCCCGGATCTGACGCTTTCAACAAAAGCCTCGGAGACATACTCAGTTGAACGAAGTATGGTGCAGAAGGAATTGGAACGCGTTATGTACTTTGCATCGCTTTCTATGAACCCATACGATACCGAAGCCGTGTTCGAAGAGATCTGCAAGCATTACGATCTAAGTATTTACACGATCCATCAGCAACTCAAGGACTCATGA